From one Haloferax marinisediminis genomic stretch:
- a CDS encoding Mut7-C RNAse domain-containing protein produces MGPGHPGTVASGVDAATPVDTALLLDVMLGKLATYLRMCGYDTVYAMDGETGDPGDEHLLARADNEDRVLLTRDVSLAEQASRSVLIAGRTPLDQLRELESVGFSIALGEQPARCGACNGLVEPLADGDPVPDYAPDPAEKTLWRCRDCGQVFWKGSHWRDVESRLNES; encoded by the coding sequence ATCGGGCCGGGTCACCCCGGCACGGTCGCATCCGGTGTCGATGCGGCCACCCCAGTCGACACCGCGCTCCTCCTCGACGTGATGCTCGGCAAACTCGCCACCTACCTGCGGATGTGCGGGTACGACACCGTCTACGCGATGGATGGGGAGACAGGTGACCCTGGCGACGAGCATCTTCTCGCCCGCGCCGACAACGAAGACCGGGTCCTCCTCACCCGGGACGTCTCACTCGCCGAACAGGCATCTCGGAGTGTGCTCATCGCGGGGCGAACACCACTCGACCAACTTCGAGAACTCGAATCGGTCGGGTTCAGTATCGCACTCGGAGAGCAGCCAGCCCGGTGTGGCGCTTGCAACGGACTGGTCGAACCGCTCGCCGACGGGGACCCAGTTCCGGACTACGCTCCAGACCCGGCTGAGAAGACACTCTGGCGGTGTCGTGACTGCGGACAAGTGTTCTGGAAGGGGAGTCACTGGCGTGACGTCGAATCACGGCTGAACGAATCCTAA